From a region of the Verrucomicrobiia bacterium genome:
- a CDS encoding alpha/beta fold hydrolase — translation MPVGSGPHPVALLAHGYAASKETLFRYGEALAAAGFICYSVDQPGHGASPRKFTFMEAVHTVEAVAREVGPVDVFAGWSMGGYTGGEAVRKGGMKPRLFIAIGAMPVLGDHAPPLLFLAGRFEETFTPALLKTRTDARLVISPWSDHVLEGFDPVLVNAAVEAACAAVHQTPPAPPTAWLWRPFGVMLAMLAAGALASYLTHLLPRLARFRGLLIGGFVAAAFMLTIRGGWLDATPNLLLLEIAIPVAILLAIILGRFRIPRWSFVALNLLVTVIAAFWFNASQSRPALILMASTLVLMPALISGIVIAWFASHHGSRLQGDIAMAIFLGCLLQCWKPLRTAPPAPTPHTAIKLDAKLLDACIGEYEIVPDNVFDTGAKVTIRRKGDHLVWQAFRDNAWQSALDLYPESETILFFKKYGTQVTFIKDDKGEVIAISRHKPGLPDSEGKKLNTE, via the coding sequence ATGCCTGTTGGCTCGGGACCGCATCCGGTGGCACTGCTCGCCCATGGATACGCTGCTTCGAAAGAGACCCTCTTTCGCTATGGGGAGGCGCTCGCAGCCGCCGGATTTATTTGCTATAGCGTTGACCAACCGGGGCACGGAGCGTCACCGCGGAAATTTACTTTTATGGAAGCCGTGCATACGGTGGAGGCGGTCGCACGCGAGGTCGGTCCGGTGGATGTTTTTGCGGGTTGGTCGATGGGTGGCTATACGGGAGGCGAGGCAGTGCGGAAAGGGGGAATGAAACCGCGGCTTTTCATTGCCATTGGCGCCATGCCGGTCCTAGGCGACCACGCCCCGCCGTTGCTTTTCCTGGCAGGCCGGTTCGAGGAAACCTTTACACCGGCGCTCCTCAAGACCCGAACGGACGCGCGTCTGGTGATTTCTCCCTGGTCCGATCATGTGCTTGAGGGGTTTGATCCTGTGCTTGTGAATGCAGCCGTCGAAGCCGCGTGCGCCGCGGTGCATCAGACTCCACCGGCCCCTCCCACGGCATGGCTCTGGCGACCCTTTGGCGTCATGCTGGCAATGCTGGCAGCGGGCGCGCTGGCAAGTTATCTGACGCATTTGCTTCCGCGACTGGCTCGATTCCGCGGACTGTTAATCGGTGGCTTCGTTGCTGCCGCCTTCATGCTCACCATCCGCGGTGGTTGGCTCGATGCGACACCCAACCTACTGTTACTAGAGATCGCCATTCCTGTTGCCATCCTCCTGGCAATCATTCTCGGCAGGTTCCGCATCCCGCGATGGAGCTTCGTCGCGCTGAATCTCCTTGTGACGGTGATTGCGGCATTCTGGTTCAATGCGAGCCAGAGTCGGCCCGCGCTTATCCTCATGGCTTCTACCCTGGTCCTGATGCCCGCCCTGATCTCGGGAATTGTCATCGCCTGGTTTGCGTCCCACCACGGGTCCCGGTTGCAAGGCGACATCGCCATGGCGATCTTCCTGGGTTGCCTCCTGCAATGTTGGAAACCGTTACGAACGGCCCCTCCAGCGCCGACACCGCATACAGCCATCAAGCTGGACGCAAAGCTTCTCGATGCCTGTATCGGCGAATACGAAATTGTGCCGGATAACGTGTTTGACACTGGAGCGAAGGTGACTATCCGGCGAAAAGGAGATCATTTAGTCTGGCAAGCTTTTCGGGACAACGCATGGCAAAGCGCTTTGGATCTTTATCCCGAATCGGAAACAATTCTCTTCTTCAAAAAGTATGGCACGCAAGTGACATTCATTAAGGATGATAAAGGCGAAGTGATAGCGATAAGCCGCCATAAGCCAGGGCTGCCGGATAGCGAGGGGAAGAAGCTTAATACCGAATGA